A genomic stretch from Desulfoplanes formicivorans includes:
- the zupT gene encoding zinc transporter ZupT, which produces MTAVWTAFGLTLFAGLATGIGSAIAFTAKRTNYRFLSVATGFSAGVMLYVSFIEIFSKGRDALVSVYGDPWGYWANVGSFFAGILVIGLIDALIPEAENPHEVHSEMETAPLHDPSAPLPDFEAIARTRDRGLGTHVHPKGTRLMRMGLFTALAIGIHNFPEGLATFLAALQDPALGIAIAIAIALHNIPEGISVSVPIFYATGDRKKAFVYSMLSGLAEPVGAGIAYAAMRLFMGGDAIPGQVMGFLFGGVAGIMVYISLDELLPTSRAYGQGHDSLLGLLAGMAIMALSLLLMR; this is translated from the coding sequence ATGACAGCCGTATGGACAGCCTTCGGGCTTACCTTGTTTGCCGGTTTGGCAACCGGTATTGGCAGCGCCATCGCCTTTACGGCCAAGCGGACCAATTACCGTTTCCTGTCTGTGGCAACGGGATTTTCCGCAGGGGTCATGCTCTATGTGTCCTTTATTGAAATTTTTTCCAAAGGACGTGACGCCCTGGTGAGCGTCTATGGCGACCCGTGGGGTTATTGGGCCAATGTGGGCTCCTTTTTTGCCGGGATACTGGTGATCGGTCTCATTGACGCCTTGATCCCCGAGGCCGAAAACCCCCATGAGGTTCACAGCGAAATGGAAACCGCGCCCCTCCATGATCCTTCAGCCCCCTTGCCTGATTTTGAGGCCATAGCCCGCACCAGGGATCGCGGCCTCGGGACCCATGTGCACCCCAAGGGGACCAGACTCATGCGCATGGGACTGTTTACCGCTCTGGCCATTGGCATTCACAATTTTCCCGAAGGTCTGGCCACTTTTCTGGCCGCCCTGCAGGATCCGGCTCTGGGGATAGCCATTGCCATAGCCATTGCCCTGCACAATATCCCGGAAGGAATCAGTGTTTCCGTGCCCATATTCTATGCAACCGGAGACAGGAAAAAGGCCTTTGTCTACTCCATGCTCAGTGGTCTGGCAGAACCTGTGGGAGCGGGCATTGCCTATGCGGCCATGCGTCTTTTTATGGGAGGCGACGCCATCCCGGGCCAGGTCATGGGCTTCTTGTTCGGTGGTGTTGCCGGAATCATGGTCTACATCAGTCTCGACGAACTCCTGCCCACCAGCCGAGCCTACGGGCAAGGCCACGACAGCCTTTTGGGCCTGCTGGCCGGCATGGCCATCATGGCCTTGAGTCTGCTGCTCATGCGCTAG